A single region of the Gemella sp. zg-570 genome encodes:
- a CDS encoding TIGR01457 family HAD-type hydrolase, whose amino-acid sequence MKIKKYSLYLIDLDGTMYNGNEKIKYAKEFIDYLNSNNIDYLFLTNNSTKTESDVVKKLKSLDIETSEKNIFTSSEAAALYMKKKSYKKSYLIGEDGLRETLLRNDISITNKDDAQAVVVGLDRNLTYEKLKQACFIIRNGAEFIGTNPDKLLPTEEGMAPSNGGQVKYLEYVTGVKPTVIGKPNKIIMDLAISKFNYNMEDIVMVGDNYDTDIMSGINAGIDTIHVQTGVTIKEALKAKAKQPTYSIKNLSELINNFN is encoded by the coding sequence ATGAAGATAAAAAAATATAGTTTATATCTAATAGATTTAGATGGAACAATGTATAACGGTAATGAAAAAATAAAATACGCAAAAGAATTTATTGATTATCTAAATTCTAATAATATAGATTACTTATTTTTAACTAATAATTCTACAAAAACAGAAAGTGATGTAGTTAAAAAATTAAAAAGTTTAGATATAGAAACTAGCGAAAAAAATATATTTACTTCATCAGAAGCAGCGGCTTTATATATGAAGAAAAAATCTTATAAAAAATCATATCTTATAGGAGAAGATGGTTTAAGAGAAACTTTATTAAGAAATGATATATCAATTACTAATAAAGATGATGCACAAGCTGTTGTTGTAGGTTTGGATAGAAATTTAACTTATGAAAAATTAAAACAAGCCTGCTTTATAATTAGGAATGGTGCAGAGTTTATAGGAACAAATCCAGACAAACTACTTCCCACAGAAGAAGGTATGGCACCTAGTAATGGAGGACAGGTAAAATATTTAGAGTATGTAACTGGTGTTAAACCTACTGTAATTGGCAAACCCAACAAGATTATTATGGATTTAGCTATTTCTAAATTTAATTATAATATGGAAGATATAGTAATGGTTGGTGATAATTATGATACGGATATTATGTCTGGAATAAATGCAGGAATAGATACCATTCATGTACAAACAGGAGTTACAATTAAGGAAGCTTTGAAAGCAAAAGCAAAACAACCTACATACAGTATAAAAAATTTGAGTGAATTAATAAATAATTTTAATTAA
- the thrS gene encoding threonine--tRNA ligase, protein MVKLIFPDGNIREYENKSALEVAESISVSLKKKVVATKLNDAYIELEKPIEEDGSLKLILADDKDSDALYVLRHSSAHLLAQALRRLYGENVCFGVGPVIDGGFYYDFDCEYKVNEEDLRNIEKEMKKLISENHKIEGRVVSKEEALEIFYHDPYKIELINDLPLGEEITVYKQGEFTDLCRGGHVLSTSKIKEFKLLSVAGAYWRGNSNNKMLQRIYGTAFYSKESLEDHLRKLEEAKERDHRKLGKELGIFTTSQKVGAGLPLWLPNGATIRRTIERYIVDKEVSSGYDHVYTPVLASVDLYKTSGHWEHYQEDMFPKMTMDHEEMVLRPMNCPHHMMIYKNEKHSYRELPIRIAELGMMHRYEASGAVSGLQRVRGMTLNDAHIFVRPDQIKDEFKRTVALIQEAYKDLGIENYSYRLSYRDPENTEKYFNDDKMWENAQSMLKEAADELELNYVEAEGEAAFYGPKLDVQVETAIGKQETLSSVQLDFLLPERFELEYVGEDGKMHRPVVIHRGVVSTMERLVAFLLEEYKGDLPTWLAPNQVRIIPVNNDYHYEYSKEIFEDLKRNGVRVSIDDRNEKLGYKIREAANKKIPYTIVIGDKEVENNSVNVRTFGSQEQKIKSFAEFKENILKEISERKIKKEA, encoded by the coding sequence ATGGTAAAATTAATATTTCCAGATGGGAACATAAGAGAGTATGAAAATAAATCAGCTTTAGAAGTAGCTGAAAGTATTAGTGTAAGTTTGAAGAAAAAAGTAGTTGCTACTAAATTAAATGATGCTTATATTGAATTGGAAAAACCTATAGAAGAAGATGGTTCTTTAAAATTAATATTGGCAGATGATAAAGATTCTGACGCATTATATGTTTTACGTCATTCGTCTGCCCATTTATTAGCACAGGCATTAAGAAGATTGTACGGAGAAAATGTTTGTTTCGGAGTTGGACCTGTTATAGATGGTGGTTTTTATTATGACTTTGACTGTGAATATAAAGTAAATGAAGAAGATTTACGCAACATAGAAAAAGAGATGAAAAAACTTATTTCTGAAAATCATAAAATTGAAGGTAGAGTAGTTTCAAAAGAGGAAGCGTTAGAAATATTTTATCACGACCCATACAAAATTGAACTAATAAATGATTTACCACTAGGTGAAGAAATTACAGTATATAAGCAAGGTGAATTTACTGACCTTTGTCGTGGTGGTCATGTTCTATCAACATCAAAAATTAAAGAATTTAAATTGTTATCAGTTGCTGGTGCATACTGGAGAGGAAATAGTAATAATAAAATGTTGCAACGTATATACGGAACAGCATTTTATAGTAAAGAATCTTTAGAAGACCATTTGAGAAAATTAGAAGAAGCTAAAGAACGTGACCATAGAAAATTAGGAAAAGAATTGGGAATATTTACAACAAGCCAAAAAGTAGGGGCAGGATTACCATTATGGTTACCAAACGGAGCAACAATTCGTAGAACAATAGAAAGATATATTGTAGATAAGGAAGTTTCATCTGGGTACGATCACGTTTATACACCAGTTTTAGCATCAGTAGATTTGTATAAAACAAGTGGACACTGGGAGCATTATCAAGAAGATATGTTTCCTAAAATGACTATGGACCATGAAGAAATGGTTTTACGTCCAATGAACTGTCCACATCACATGATGATTTATAAAAATGAAAAACATTCTTATAGAGAATTACCTATTAGAATAGCAGAGTTGGGTATGATGCACCGTTACGAAGCTAGTGGAGCGGTGAGTGGCTTGCAACGTGTAAGAGGTATGACGTTAAATGATGCCCATATTTTTGTTAGACCAGACCAAATAAAAGATGAATTTAAACGTACGGTTGCACTTATACAAGAAGCCTATAAAGATTTAGGAATAGAAAATTACAGTTATCGTCTATCATATCGTGATCCTGAAAATACTGAAAAATATTTTAACGATGACAAAATGTGGGAAAATGCACAATCAATGTTAAAAGAAGCGGCTGATGAACTAGAACTTAATTATGTTGAAGCAGAAGGTGAAGCGGCATTTTATGGACCAAAATTAGATGTTCAAGTAGAAACAGCCATAGGAAAACAAGAAACATTGTCGTCAGTTCAGTTAGACTTTTTACTACCAGAACGCTTTGAATTAGAATATGTAGGTGAAGACGGAAAAATGCACAGACCTGTGGTAATTCATCGTGGTGTAGTTTCTACTATGGAACGTTTGGTTGCTTTCTTATTAGAAGAATACAAAGGAGATTTGCCAACTTGGCTAGCTCCTAACCAAGTTCGTATAATTCCTGTAAACAATGACTATCACTATGAATATTCTAAAGAAATTTTTGAAGATTTGAAACGAAATGGAGTAAGAGTTTCAATAGATGATAGAAATGAAAAATTAGGATATAAAATTCGTGAAGCAGCAAATAAAAAAATTCCTTACACAATCGTTATAGGAGACAAAGAAGTAGAAAATAATTCTGTAAATGTAAGAACATTTGGTTCTCAAGAACAAAAAATAAAATCTTTTGCTGAATTTAAAGAAAATATATTAAAAGAAATTAGTGAAAGAAAAATTAAAAAAGAGGCGTAG
- the map gene encoding type I methionyl aminopeptidase, protein MIITNEEQLEKMKEIGRICAIIRDTMKVAAVPGVSTKELDNIAKKLFEEYGASSAPITEYDFPGYTCISLNNQAAHGIPANNKILKDGDLLNIDVSGCKDGYYADTGVSFVVGKCDNDMKQKVCDVAKEAFFEGVKYAQAGKKINQIGKNIHKKIKEHKLQVIENLTGHGIGTSLHQEPQHVFNYFDPWDNLILKNGMCLAVEPFVSTKAKEVSNSDRDEWELVTKDNSFVAQYEHTIMVRENEEPFILTKID, encoded by the coding sequence ATGATAATAACTAATGAAGAACAACTTGAAAAAATGAAAGAAATAGGTAGAATTTGTGCAATAATAAGAGATACAATGAAAGTAGCGGCAGTACCTGGAGTATCAACAAAAGAATTAGATAATATAGCAAAAAAATTATTTGAAGAGTATGGAGCAAGTTCAGCACCAATAACTGAATATGATTTCCCAGGTTATACATGTATATCACTTAACAATCAAGCAGCACACGGTATACCAGCAAATAATAAAATATTAAAAGATGGAGATTTACTTAATATTGATGTTTCTGGTTGTAAAGACGGATATTATGCAGATACTGGAGTATCTTTTGTAGTTGGTAAATGTGATAACGATATGAAGCAAAAAGTATGCGATGTAGCAAAAGAAGCATTTTTTGAAGGAGTTAAGTATGCCCAAGCAGGAAAAAAAATAAATCAAATAGGTAAAAATATCCATAAAAAAATAAAAGAACATAAATTGCAAGTAATAGAAAACTTAACAGGACATGGGATAGGAACAAGTCTACATCAGGAACCACAACACGTATTTAATTATTTTGACCCTTGGGATAATCTTATTTTAAAAAATGGAATGTGTTTAGCTGTTGAACCCTTTGTTTCTACAAAAGCAAAAGAAGTTTCTAATAGCGACAGAGATGAATGGGAATTGGTAACAAAAGATAACTCATTTGTAGCCCAGTACGAGCATACAATAATGGTTAGAGAAAATGAAGAACCATTTATTTTAACAAAAATAGATTAA
- a CDS encoding peptidylprolyl isomerase — MTLSQKIKTIQDGERKVIIKTTKGDMTFKLFEKDIPKTVENFITHAKNGYYNGIIFHRVIKDFMIQGGDPTGTGMGGESIWNSPFEDEFSPNYFNFYGSLSMANSGPNTNGSQFFVVQAKHVDSMMLSQLEAGGWSKEAIEIYAEQGGTPWLDHRHTVFGHIIDGVEVLEKIANVETGFQDKPIEEVSIIELVVE, encoded by the coding sequence ATGACTTTATCACAAAAAATAAAAACAATTCAAGATGGAGAAAGAAAAGTAATAATTAAAACAACTAAAGGAGATATGACTTTTAAATTATTTGAAAAAGATATACCTAAAACTGTAGAAAATTTTATTACTCATGCCAAAAATGGTTACTACAATGGAATTATATTTCATAGGGTAATTAAGGATTTTATGATTCAAGGAGGAGACCCAACTGGTACAGGAATGGGTGGTGAGTCTATTTGGAATTCTCCTTTTGAAGATGAATTTTCTCCAAATTATTTTAATTTTTATGGATCCTTATCTATGGCTAATTCAGGACCGAATACAAACGGAAGTCAATTTTTTGTTGTCCAAGCAAAACATGTTGATAGTATGATGTTATCACAATTAGAAGCTGGGGGTTGGTCAAAAGAGGCAATCGAAATATATGCAGAGCAAGGTGGTACTCCTTGGCTAGACCATCGTCATACAGTTTTTGGTCATATCATTGATGGTGTAGAAGTTTTAGAAAAAATTGCTAACGTTGAAACAGGATTTCAAGATAAACCTATTGAAGAAGTATCAATAATAGAGCTAGTAGTAGAATAA
- the glnA gene encoding type I glutamate--ammonia ligase produces MSKRQKILETIKRENVKYIRLQFTDITGTIKNVEVPVSQIDKVLDNNMMFDGSSIEGFVRIEESDMYLYPDLDTFLVFSWDSEYGKVARFICDVYTPDRKPFAGDPRGNLKRILKKMNDLGFDTLNLGPEPEFFLFKLKENGEPTLDLNDNGGYFDLAPVDLGENVRRDIVLELENLGFEIEASHHEVAPGQHEIDFKYADVISACDNIQTFKLIVKTIARKHGLNATFMPKPIYGINGSGMHCNVSLFKDGENCFYDENSENKLSKETYHFIAGILKHARSFTAICNPTVNSYKRLVPGYEAPCYVAWSTSNRSPLVRIPASRGKSTRVEIRSVDPAANPYLAMATILAAGLDGIENKLEPMQEVNSNIYIRTREERIAEGIDELPSTLYTALKELKDSTIIKESLGDHIFQNFIEAKSIEWDVFRTRVTDWEVEQYLKQY; encoded by the coding sequence ATGTCAAAAAGACAGAAAATACTAGAGACAATTAAAAGGGAAAATGTAAAATACATTAGATTGCAATTTACTGATATTACAGGAACTATAAAAAATGTTGAAGTTCCTGTAAGTCAAATCGATAAAGTTCTAGATAATAATATGATGTTTGATGGTTCATCTATTGAAGGTTTTGTGCGCATTGAAGAGAGTGATATGTATCTTTATCCAGACTTGGATACTTTTTTAGTATTTTCATGGGATAGTGAATATGGAAAAGTTGCAAGATTTATTTGTGATGTTTATACTCCTGATAGAAAACCTTTTGCAGGCGACCCACGTGGAAATTTAAAAAGAATATTGAAAAAAATGAATGACCTAGGATTTGATACCCTAAATCTAGGACCAGAACCAGAATTTTTCTTATTCAAACTAAAAGAAAATGGTGAGCCTACTTTAGACTTGAATGATAATGGAGGTTATTTTGACCTTGCACCCGTTGACTTAGGAGAAAATGTAAGACGCGATATAGTTTTAGAATTAGAAAATTTAGGTTTTGAGATAGAAGCTAGTCATCACGAAGTTGCACCAGGACAACATGAAATTGATTTTAAATATGCAGATGTAATAAGTGCTTGCGACAATATTCAAACATTCAAACTAATTGTTAAGACTATCGCTCGTAAACATGGATTAAACGCAACATTTATGCCAAAACCTATATACGGAATAAACGGTTCTGGTATGCACTGCAACGTTTCTCTTTTTAAAGATGGAGAAAATTGTTTCTATGATGAAAACTCTGAAAATAAATTATCGAAAGAAACATATCATTTCATAGCTGGAATACTAAAACATGCCCGTAGTTTTACTGCTATATGTAACCCTACCGTAAACTCTTATAAGCGTCTTGTTCCTGGATATGAAGCTCCTTGTTATGTAGCTTGGTCGACTTCTAATAGGTCGCCATTAGTGCGTATCCCTGCTTCACGTGGTAAATCTACTCGTGTAGAAATACGTTCAGTAGATCCTGCAGCGAATCCATACTTGGCTATGGCAACAATATTAGCTGCAGGTTTAGATGGTATAGAAAATAAACTTGAGCCTATGCAAGAAGTAAATAGTAACATATATATAAGGACTAGAGAAGAAAGAATTGCAGAAGGAATTGATGAACTACCTTCAACTTTATATACTGCATTAAAAGAACTTAAAGATTCTACCATAATTAAAGAATCTTTAGGCGACCACATATTCCAAAACTTTATAGAAGCTAAATCTATTGAGTGGGATGTTTTTAGAACTCGTGTAACCGACTGGGAAGTAGAACAATATTTAAAACAATATTAA
- a CDS encoding polysaccharide biosynthesis protein — protein sequence MKKDSLFKGTFILSLSLILTKLIGLIYIIPYYSIVGGKPNMILINYAYNYYVLLLELSAAGIPLAISKLISKYNEIGNFEKSKRIAKTGSSILLVFGIIGFFIFIFGAKYMAAYTISTVDVPLRYTVEDLELVIQTLSLAVPFVMINGGLRGIFQGHEIMLPSAISQFFEQVFRIAVMMLGTYIVMQITKGNVVYANAMATFASGIGAIIAVLILLYYYVRFKNNLDFNNYNDIVYKKEKTVSIIKEIFSVSVPFVIVSSFFSILTLIDQNTIIPAMDILGKAQIGEDQFNVYNNYINKLVMISVSLAPALTGAFLPAITRLYVNKKTDEVSIQINKVILALLMIVMPSLFGMYILTEPIYVSFYEFDLEAFYLMRIYIPLALFYSVYGITSIIMQAIDKQRINIYTIIVGVCFKFFLNEKFILHFETEGAIYCSILTYILMIFLNFVVIEYEIGLRIREFAKNFIKILISCFIMSFVILAIYDSIISNFNIHFKIDSSILVAICAVFGVVIYFVVLSKSKFVRYLFGKNINLKTILRRG from the coding sequence TTGAAAAAAGATTCCTTGTTTAAAGGAACATTTATTTTAAGTCTAAGCTTAATTTTAACAAAATTAATAGGTTTAATTTATATTATTCCCTACTATAGTATAGTGGGTGGTAAACCTAATATGATTTTGATAAATTATGCTTATAATTATTATGTATTATTATTAGAATTGTCTGCTGCTGGTATTCCCCTAGCAATATCAAAATTAATATCTAAATATAACGAAATAGGTAATTTTGAAAAAAGTAAAAGAATAGCAAAAACTGGTTCAAGTATTTTACTTGTATTTGGAATAATTGGATTTTTTATTTTTATTTTTGGTGCTAAGTATATGGCTGCATATACAATATCTACCGTTGATGTACCATTAAGATATACAGTAGAGGACTTGGAGTTAGTAATTCAAACTTTAAGTTTAGCAGTTCCTTTTGTTATGATAAATGGAGGTTTGCGTGGTATTTTTCAAGGTCATGAAATTATGCTTCCTTCAGCAATATCTCAATTTTTTGAACAGGTATTTAGAATAGCTGTTATGATGCTTGGAACTTATATAGTAATGCAAATAACAAAAGGTAATGTTGTATATGCAAATGCTATGGCAACTTTTGCTTCGGGTATTGGAGCCATAATTGCAGTGCTTATTTTATTATATTATTATGTAAGATTTAAAAACAATTTAGATTTTAATAATTATAATGATATTGTTTATAAAAAAGAAAAGACTGTATCTATAATTAAAGAAATATTTTCTGTTTCTGTCCCCTTTGTTATAGTATCATCATTTTTTTCTATTCTAACTTTGATAGACCAAAATACTATCATACCTGCTATGGATATATTGGGAAAAGCTCAAATTGGAGAAGACCAGTTTAATGTTTATAATAATTATATTAATAAATTGGTTATGATTTCTGTTTCTTTAGCACCGGCACTGACAGGGGCGTTTTTACCTGCTATTACAAGACTTTATGTCAATAAAAAGACTGACGAGGTTAGTATTCAAATCAATAAAGTTATTCTAGCCTTATTGATGATAGTAATGCCATCTCTTTTTGGCATGTATATACTAACAGAACCTATCTACGTTTCTTTTTATGAATTTGACCTTGAGGCTTTTTATTTGATGAGAATATATATACCATTAGCCTTATTTTATTCTGTGTATGGAATTACGAGTATCATAATGCAAGCCATAGACAAACAAAGAATAAATATCTACACAATAATTGTAGGAGTATGTTTTAAATTTTTCTTAAATGAGAAATTTATATTACACTTTGAAACAGAAGGAGCAATATATTGCTCAATTCTAACCTATATTTTGATGATATTTTTAAATTTTGTAGTTATAGAGTATGAGATAGGTTTAAGAATTAGGGAATTTGCTAAGAATTTTATAAAAATATTAATTTCTTGTTTTATAATGAGTTTTGTTATTTTAGCAATTTATGATTCGATAATATCTAATTTTAATATACATTTTAAAATAGATAGTTCTATTCTAGTTGCTATTTGTGCTGTATTTGGAGTAGTTATTTACTTTGTAGTTTTAAGTAAAAGTAAATTTGTAAGATATTTATTTGGCAAAAATATAAACTTAAAAACTATACTAAGGAGAGGATAA
- the pepV gene encoding dipeptidase PepV: protein MNINFKEEALKYKEDLLKDLFELLRVESYTGGEISKDAPFGKGPRAGLDKILSFGQRDGYITKNVGNVSGHIEVGEGQEIFGILGHVDVVPANPSEWVSKPFEPEIRDGKIFARGVLDDKGPTMAAYYAVKLLDDLGVDWKKRIRLIVGTDEEVGFRCVKRYFETEERPDLGFTPDAHYPVIYGEKAHANFRYDLKFVKDESFSDFKLLSLNSGLAKNMVPSEAIAKLSGDFAKLEEKLKSYSYDNYKVEDGQEITLIFYGKAAHGSTPELGLNAATIMAEFLNALSLDVNGKNYVEHIALNLANDPFGEKLGLKYSDNEMGTATFNYGIFKYDLEKQVASIETDTRYPAKYDLVSKVNALSFENFDIDLYANKGAHYVPKEDDLVQTLLSVYRKHTGDFENDAMVIGGGTYARCMKKAVAFGVLLPGREDTMHQANEYVFVEDLLLSVAIFAESIYGICCE, encoded by the coding sequence ATGAATATTAATTTTAAAGAAGAAGCCCTAAAATACAAAGAAGATTTATTAAAAGATTTGTTTGAACTTTTAAGAGTAGAGTCATATACTGGAGGAGAAATAAGTAAAGATGCTCCTTTTGGAAAAGGTCCAAGAGCAGGTTTGGATAAAATCTTGTCATTTGGTCAGCGTGATGGATATATTACTAAAAATGTAGGTAATGTTTCTGGACATATAGAAGTAGGAGAGGGTCAAGAAATTTTTGGTATATTAGGACACGTTGATGTAGTTCCTGCTAATCCTAGTGAGTGGGTATCAAAACCTTTTGAACCAGAAATTCGAGATGGTAAAATTTTTGCTCGTGGTGTCCTTGATGATAAGGGACCTACTATGGCAGCCTACTATGCAGTGAAATTACTTGATGACTTAGGTGTTGATTGGAAAAAACGTATTAGGTTAATAGTTGGAACAGATGAAGAAGTAGGATTTAGATGTGTAAAAAGATATTTTGAAACTGAAGAAAGACCAGATTTAGGGTTTACACCTGATGCTCATTATCCAGTAATATATGGAGAAAAAGCACACGCTAATTTTAGATATGATTTAAAATTTGTAAAAGATGAAAGTTTTTCAGATTTCAAATTACTGTCATTAAATTCTGGGCTAGCTAAGAATATGGTGCCTAGTGAAGCTATTGCAAAATTATCTGGTGATTTTGCTAAACTAGAAGAAAAATTAAAATCTTATTCTTACGATAATTACAAAGTAGAAGATGGTCAAGAAATAACTTTAATTTTTTATGGCAAAGCTGCTCATGGTTCTACTCCTGAATTAGGACTTAATGCTGCAACAATTATGGCAGAATTTTTAAATGCCTTATCACTTGATGTAAATGGAAAAAATTATGTAGAACACATAGCCTTGAATTTAGCAAATGACCCATTCGGAGAAAAGTTAGGTTTGAAATATAGTGATAATGAAATGGGAACAGCTACTTTTAATTATGGTATTTTTAAATATGATTTAGAAAAACAAGTTGCTAGTATAGAGACTGATACACGCTATCCTGCAAAGTATGATTTAGTATCAAAAGTAAATGCTTTATCATTTGAAAATTTTGATATTGACCTTTATGCTAATAAGGGTGCTCACTACGTTCCAAAAGAAGATGATTTAGTTCAAACTTTACTTTCTGTTTATAGAAAACATACTGGAGATTTTGAAAATGATGCTATGGTTATAGGTGGAGGAACCTATGCTAGATGTATGAAAAAAGCAGTAGCTTTTGGAGTTTTATTACCAGGAAGAGAAGATACAATGCACCAAGCAAATGAATATGTGTTTGTAGAAGATTTGTTACTATCAGTTGCAATTTTTGCAGAATCTATTTATGGAATTTGTTGTGAATAA
- a CDS encoding phosphotransferase family protein, whose amino-acid sequence MAREYYQMGWTLGEQYEEDYYFSREDNKYFIKKNTTPLIATLSAEKIVPKLKWTRRLSNGDVIIAQDFENGRTLLADEMTDPRIPKILSRVHNSVKIKKLMQTQGFKETTALSSLRNLEKILSEELLRNSDIAMVFNYLKNNVPITETFSPCHADLHKDNWLLSDSGKLFLVDWEQSILGDAAIDISFILYRYIPQKDWDLWLESYGIKSSLAYRLKLKWYMSFQSLVMVVWYHEKQQFAEMNEWLLFINKIFLEYV is encoded by the coding sequence TTGGCTAGAGAATATTATCAGATGGGTTGGACGCTAGGTGAACAATACGAAGAAGATTATTATTTTTCAAGAGAAGATAATAAGTATTTTATAAAGAAAAATACCACTCCTTTAATAGCTACCTTATCCGCAGAAAAGATAGTTCCTAAATTAAAATGGACTAGAAGGCTTAGTAATGGTGATGTTATAATTGCTCAAGATTTTGAGAATGGTCGTACTCTTTTAGCAGATGAAATGACTGACCCAAGAATACCTAAAATACTTAGTAGAGTTCATAATTCTGTTAAGATAAAAAAATTGATGCAAACTCAAGGTTTTAAAGAAACCACAGCACTTAGTTCTTTGAGAAATCTTGAAAAAATATTGTCAGAAGAACTACTTAGAAATAGTGATATTGCTATGGTATTTAATTATTTAAAAAATAATGTTCCTATTACTGAAACTTTTTCTCCTTGCCATGCTGATTTGCACAAGGATAATTGGTTATTATCAGATAGTGGAAAGTTGTTTTTAGTTGATTGGGAGCAGTCTATACTTGGAGATGCTGCCATAGATATTTCATTTATTTTGTATCGTTATATTCCTCAAAAAGATTGGGATTTATGGCTTGAAAGCTATGGAATAAAATCAAGTTTAGCTTACAGGTTGAAACTTAAATGGTATATGTCTTTTCAGTCCTTAGTAATGGTTGTTTGGTATCATGAAAAACAACAATTCGCTGAAATGAATGAATGGTTATTATTTATCAATAAAATATTTTTAGAATATGTATAA
- a CDS encoding pseudouridine synthase — protein MRLDKYISSCTTLSRNEVKKVIKKGVLVNNILIKSPNFKVNEDDKVQVDGEILEYRKYIYIMLNKEKNVVSATQDARDKAVIDYLSDKDKILATFPVGRLDKDTEGLILLTNNGDLAHNLLSPKKNIDKKYYVEVDGQLNSSIVDLFLQGVHIGDYKCKSSKLEIIFSSEEKSKAFITISEGKFHQIKRMMKAVNLNVIYLKRLTIGNLVLDENLKLGEYRYLTKEEIEKIQNK, from the coding sequence ATGAGATTAGATAAATATATTAGTTCTTGTACAACTCTTAGTAGAAATGAAGTGAAAAAAGTTATAAAAAAAGGTGTATTAGTCAATAATATTCTTATCAAATCACCAAATTTTAAGGTTAATGAAGATGACAAAGTTCAAGTAGATGGAGAAATACTAGAATATAGAAAATATATTTACATAATGTTAAATAAGGAAAAGAATGTTGTAAGTGCCACACAAGATGCTAGAGATAAGGCGGTAATTGATTATTTAAGTGATAAAGATAAAATTTTAGCCACTTTTCCAGTCGGCAGACTAGATAAGGATACAGAGGGTTTAATACTTCTTACTAATAATGGAGATTTAGCACATAATTTATTATCCCCCAAGAAAAATATTGATAAAAAATATTATGTAGAAGTGGATGGTCAATTAAATAGTAGTATAGTAGATTTATTTTTACAAGGTGTACATATCGGAGATTATAAGTGTAAAAGTTCTAAGTTAGAAATTATTTTTTCTTCTGAAGAAAAAAGCAAAGCTTTTATTACTATATCCGAAGGTAAATTTCATCAGATAAAAAGAATGATGAAAGCAGTTAATTTAAATGTTATATATTTAAAAAGACTTACTATTGGAAACTTAGTATTAGATGAAAATTTAAAACTAGGTGAATATAGATATTTAACAAAAGAAGAAATAGAAAAAATACAAAATAAGTGA
- a CDS encoding MerR family transcriptional regulator, protein MGFKDFQKNLPALSISVVTRITQLSARQIRYYEDKKLINPERTPGNTRLFSINDVEKLLSIKELLNKGFSIKAVDEIINNKKVSSEINKIRQIIHNDIFIGPNASNREQSIGRGDLSRFYNNKK, encoded by the coding sequence ATGGGATTTAAAGATTTTCAAAAAAATCTACCTGCCTTGTCAATTAGTGTTGTCACAAGGATAACACAACTTTCTGCTAGACAAATTCGTTACTACGAAGATAAAAAACTTATAAATCCTGAAAGAACTCCAGGAAATACAAGATTATTTTCGATAAATGATGTTGAAAAATTATTGTCTATAAAAGAATTATTGAATAAAGGTTTTAGTATAAAGGCTGTTGATGAAATAATTAATAATAAAAAAGTTTCTTCAGAAATAAATAAAATTAGACAAATTATTCATAACGATATATTTATTGGACCAAACGCTTCAAATAGAGAACAATCTATTGGTCGTGGCGACCTTTCTAGGTTTTATAATAATAAAAAATAA